In the Desulfitobacterium hafniense DCB-2 genome, GCTATAGGTAAATATCGTCTTGGAAAAAAAGCTGGAGGGATTATAGCCGGCTTTTTTCAGCATATATTGGGGAGCGATACGCCCGGAGAAAGAGAGCGGATCCGTATAGGCAAAGGTTTTTCCTTTTAAGTCTCTGAAAAAGTGGGCAGGGGAATGGGCAGGAACAATAATATAGGATCGGTATTTGGAGGAACCGGCAATTTCCGGGGCAACCAAGATACGTTCAGCTTGTTCAGCCTTATCTCTCCCGAGCAGAGCTCCGGAGCAGATGAAGGCCACCTGGACATCCCCATTTTCAATGAGATGATTGGTGTCTGAATAGTTTTCCCGCTGGACCATTTGAGCCTGCATATCTACCCGTTCACCCAGCAGATTTAATAAATCCCCATAGAGATCCACGTTTTCCATGGGAGTAATAACGGAGGCTACGGCAATACGCAGAAGTTCATTGCTATCATGTTCCTGTTTTTGAGGGGGGGCGTTGAGAATGGATAAATTAATTTCAGATTGGTTCCTAATAGGTTTGAAATCCCACCAGCCTACAGAAGCGGAAGTAAGGATTCCCAGCTGCAATAGGCCAAGAGTACCAATCCAGATGGCTTCCCTGCGCGTAAAAAGTTTATCAGACATTTCTCCCACCCTCTCGGTTTGTCTTACGTACCCCTATTATAGCAGAGAAGTCAAATAAAAGGGTATCCTGACGAGCATATTAGCTTAAGGCAGGTGTACGGTATAAGCAATGGGGAAGACTATTTCTTCAGGGACAATGGATTAAATAAATAGAAAGAGTAAAGATTTAATGAGCGAGCTGAAACAATTAGGGATTGCGTTCCGTAATAAAGGTGTAACGATAAATAAACCTCGGAGGGATGAGCATGACAGATAAATTATACCGCTCAGAAACAGATAAAAAAGTGGGTGGAGTCTGCGGGGGACTTGCGGATTACTTTGATATTGACTCTACCTTAATTCGTTTGGTTGTCCTCCTGACCTTCTTCATGGGAGGTGTTGGCTTCTTCCTCTATATTATTGCCTGGGCGGTGATCCCCGTCAATCCGGGCTATAGGGCAGGAGGAGGTTATCACCATGGTGGGACGGTGGTGGATGAGATGAAAGAAAGTGTTCAGGATATCGGCAGCTCTGCGCAAAGCTTCGCCCAGGACTTGAGGACAGCCAACCCATCCCAGAGAAAGCGGTATATAGGAATCGGCCTGATGGTTCTGGGAGTCATTTTTCTCCTGGATCAATGGTTTCCCCATTTCTTTGCCTGGGGGAAAATGTGGCCCCTCATTTTGATCATCATCGGTATTGGGATTATCATAAGGAGGGATTAAGATGCGCCGAGCTGTGGACTCC is a window encoding:
- a CDS encoding PspC domain-containing protein yields the protein MTDKLYRSETDKKVGGVCGGLADYFDIDSTLIRLVVLLTFFMGGVGFFLYIIAWAVIPVNPGYRAGGGYHHGGTVVDEMKESVQDIGSSAQSFAQDLRTANPSQRKRYIGIGLMVLGVIFLLDQWFPHFFAWGKMWPLILIIIGIGIIIRRD
- the phnD gene encoding phosphate/phosphite/phosphonate ABC transporter substrate-binding protein, translated to MSDKLFTRREAIWIGTLGLLQLGILTSASVGWWDFKPIRNQSEINLSILNAPPQKQEHDSNELLRIAVASVITPMENVDLYGDLLNLLGERVDMQAQMVQRENYSDTNHLIENGDVQVAFICSGALLGRDKAEQAERILVAPEIAGSSKYRSYIIVPAHSPAHFFRDLKGKTFAYTDPLSFSGRIAPQYMLKKAGYNPSSFFSKTIFTYSHDNSIKAVAEGLVHGAAVDSLIYDLTLSRRPELMDKIKVIDQSEEVGNPPVVVSSQIDPELRARIKNVFLTLHLDDEGRKALRLLQFDRFVHADLDLYDRVWEMSQEVGVG